A window of the Microplitis mediator isolate UGA2020A chromosome 5, iyMicMedi2.1, whole genome shotgun sequence genome harbors these coding sequences:
- the LOC130667836 gene encoding transcription initiation factor TFIID subunit 4-like produces MQSHCLQNQPMMSQDNNYQPCVGIPNVSTIPNGIFGSQVMMNQHQQCLQISIVGDNLPMANSDAGQHQLANQFTSTQANIENIIVNNNSTVQVNASNLIADNNNNDNNNNNNNNKPIELTFTVNQLTSPQLGQLNIPMNSVQKIRPELQRKISEKTQDCYQLSGTQSPGPGLQNNIYIITQHGYQLLKISVPEAGTQTVSQTAQAGSSATKTIASTTPTSVVYSIASPVSAAIANPAVLSLNKTRVLPISSIETPEMSATLESDQQKAMMKKMVKKSCDFFNNLLADSSKIQQDNTRNVKSNLTELIQDVIDDIIEVQEFVDRLERMLNSDRQPLLVDFLTKSLPRLRASLYLNQMTINGIRPPPSEIALSTFLLAPTSATQRRLIKRKKKMESKSSPVTMTNPRPRAILPSGLIMIPQKTLAKSPATVATSSGRGMMYPITAATPQTTLVMPPQTVAKPQTTLVMPPQTVTKPQTTLAMPQTTLAMPPATVVKPQTTLVMPQTTLVMPPQTVAKPQTTLAMPSATVVKPQTTLVMPPQTVAKPQTTLVMPQTTLVMPPATVAKPQTTLAMPQTTLVMPPATAATPPTTLVMPPETVAKPQTTLAMPQTTLVMPPATVAKPQTTLVMPPETVTKPQTTLAMPSATVAKPQTTLAMPPATVVKPQTTLVMPPETVAKPQTTLAMPQTTLVMPPATVAKPQTTLVMPPETVTKPQTTLAMPPATVVKPQTTLVMPQTTLVMPAETVAKPQTTLAMPQTTLVMPPATVAKPQTTLVMPPETVTKPQTTLAMPPATVVKPQTTLVMPQTTLAMPPATVAMPPTTMAKPQTTVAMSLASIMISPTTVSMAPATTQIKTYQTSSERIRPTKKLVRTDDNLKPTPVDGKKINKKIGCQSPLTTISNIQQLPTISSPMIQQSSTPTFANVNKVSEDNKKINTAIGAKKKHVVSSIETNEEELNDVMTMGGIDIAEESKAILSSTDKIGTEVRSCEEKLFLNATALQHKIKHMLLKHGLEGAESDALALVSHATEQRLRGLVEKMSTISEHRLDFNRNDPRYQVTQDVRSQLRFLQEVDKAACQKREAEELALLLQASKSRLKDDEQMKLKEKAKEVQKAEMEKLQKRDADFAALQALGPRKKPKLDVGMTSSAASGLSRQLFRPRIKKICMKDLLFVLQEEQSTRRSTFLYKSYLKF; encoded by the coding sequence ATGCAATCGCATTGCTTACAAAACCAACCAATGATGTCTCAAGACAATAATTATCAGCCATGTGTGGGTATTCCGAATGTAAGTACAATTCCCAATGGCATTTTTGGGTCGCAGGTTATGATGAACCAGCATCAGCAATGCTTACAAATATCAATTGTCGGTGATAACCTTCCAATGGCTAATTCAGATGCTGGGCAACATCAGCTAGCTAATCAGTTCACCAGTACTCaagcaaatattgaaaacATAATTGTCAATAATAATTCAACTGTGCAAGTGAATGCTTCTAACCTTATTgctgataacaataataatgacaacaacaacaataataataataataaaccaaTCGAATTGACATTTACCGTCAATCAGTTGACGAGCCCACAACTTGGACAATTGAACATACCGATGAACAGTGTTCAAAAGATTCGTCCAGAATTACAGAGgaaaatatccgagaaaactCAAGATTGCTATCAATTGAGCGGCACTCAAAGTCCTGGTCCTGGATTACAGAATAACATATACATAATAACTCAACATGGCTATCAGTTGCTAAAAATCAGTGTTCCAGAAGCCGGTACTCAAACAGTTTCTCAAACTGCTCAAGCAGGATCAAGTGCAACCAAGACAATCGCTTCAACTACACCAACTTCAGTAGTTTATAGTATAGCATCACCCGTTTCGGCAGCAATCGCTAATCCAGCAGTACTCAGTTTGAATAAAACTAGAGTACTTCCAATAAGTTCAATTGAAACTCCAGAGATGTCAGCAACACTTGAGTCCGATCAACAGAAAgcaatgatgaaaaaaatggtTAAGAAATcctgtgatttttttaacaacttGTTAGCTGACTCAAGCAAGATTCAACAAGACAATACCAGAAatgttaaaagtaatttaacgGAATTAATCCAAGACGTTATTGATGATATAATAGAAGTCCAGGAATTTGTTGATAGGCTTGAGAGGATGTTGAATTCTGACCGGCAGCCACTGCTTGTTGATTTTCTGACTAAAAGCCTGCCGCGATTGAGAGCGTCTCTGTATCTCAATCAGATGACTATCAATGGCATCAGACCTCCACCATCGGAAATTGCTCTTTCTACTTTTTTATTGGCACCAACAAGTGCCACACAGCGGAGGTTAATTAAACGAAAGAAGAAGATGGAATCTAAAAGCTCTCCAGTAACCATGACAAATCCTCGACCGAGGGCAATACTGCCCTCAGGACTTATAATGATACCTCAAAAAACTTTGGCGAAGTCTCCAGCGACTGTGGCGACGTCTTCAGGACGTGGAATGATGTATCCAATAACTGCTGCAACTCCTCAAACAACTTTGGTGATGCCTCCACAGACTGTGGCAAAGCCTCAAACAACTTTGGTGATGCCTCCACAGACTGTGACAAAGCCTCAAACAACTTTGGCGATGCCTCAAACAACTTTGGCAATGCCTCCAGCAACTGTGGTGAAGCCGCAAACAACTTTGGTGATGCCTCAAACAACTTTGGTGATGCCTCCACAGACTGTGGCAAAGCCTCAAACAACTTTGGCGATGCCTTCAGCAACTGTGGTGAAGCCGCAAACAACTTTGGTGATGCCTCCACAGACTGTGGCAAAGCCTCAAACAACTTTGGTGATGCCTCAAACAACTTTGGTGATGCCTCCAGCGACTGTGGCAAAGCCTCAAACAACTTTGGCGATGCCTCAAACAACTTTGGTGATGCCTCCAGCGACTGCTGCAACGCCTCCAACAACTTTGGTGATGCCTCCAGAGACTGTGGCAAAGCCTCAAACAACTTTGGCGATGCCTCAAACAACTTTGGTGATGCCTCCAGCGACTGTGGCAAAGCCTCAAACAACTTTGGTGATGCCTCCAGAGACTGTGACAAAGCCTCAAACAACTTTGGCGATGCCTTCAGCAACTGTGGCGAAGCCTCAAACAACTTTGGCAATGCCTCCAGCAACTGTGGTGAAGCCGCAAACAACTTTAGTGATGCCTCCAGAGACTGTGGCAAAGCCTCAAACAACTTTGGCGATGCCTCAAACAACTTTGGTGATGCCTCCAGCGACTGTGGCAAAGCCTCAAACAACTTTGGTGATGCCTCCAGAGACTGTGACAAAGCCTCAAACAACTTTGGCAATGCCTCCAGCAACTGTGGTGAAGCCGCAAACAACTTTGGTGATGCCTCAAACAACTTTGGTGATGCCTGCAGAGACTGTGGCAAAGCCTCAAACAACTTTGGCGATGCCTCAAACAACTTTGGTGATGCCTCCAGCGACTGTGGCAAAGCCTCAAACAACTTTGGTGATGCCTCCAGAGACTGTGACAAAGCCTCAAACAACTTTGGCAATGCCTCCAGCAACTGTGGTGAAGCCGCAAACAACTTTGGTGATGCCTCAAACAACTTTGGCAATGCCTCCAGCAACTGTAGCGATGCCTCCAACGACTATGGCGAAGCCTCAAACAACTGTGGCGATGTCTTTGGCAAGTATTATGATATCTCCTACAACGGTATCAATGGCTCCAGCGACTACTCAAATTAAAACTTATCAAACTTCATCTGAACGTATACgacctacaaaaaaattagttcgcactgatgataatttaaaacctACTCCAgtagatggtaaaaaaattaataagaaaattggTTGCCAATCACCACTGACGACCATTTCAAATATCCAGCAGTTACCAACTATTTCTAGTCCAATGATCCAGCAATCATCAACACCTACTTTTGCAAATGTTAATAAAGTTTCAgaagataacaaaaaaataaatactgcaattggtgcgaaaaaaaaacatgttgTTTCATCAATTGAAACAAATGAAGAAGAACTCAATGATGTCATGACAATGGGAGGGATTGATATTGCTGAAGAATCTAAAGCGATTCTCAGTTCAACAGATAAAATTGGCACGGAAGTACGATCatgtgaagaaaaattatttctaaatgCGACAGCTTTGcaacataaaattaaacataTGTTACTGAAGCATGGACTCGAAGGAGCTGAGTCAGATGCTCTTGCTCTAGTATCACATGCGACTGAACAGAGACTCAGGGGTCTAGTTGAAAAAATGTCTACCATTAGCGAACATCGGCTGGATTTTAACAGAAATGATCCGCGGTACCAAGTGACCCAGGATGTTAGATCTCAGCTGCGATTCCTCCAAGAAGTGGACAAAGCGGCGTGTCAGAAACGAGAAGCCGAAGAGCTTGCACTGCTTTTGCAGGCGAGTAAGAGCAGATTAAAGGATGACGAGCAGATGAAGTTGAAGGAGAAGGCTAAAGAGGTACAAAAAGCTGAgatggaaaaattacaaaaacgcGACGCTGATTTTGCAGCATTGCAAGCGTTGGGTCCAAGAAAGAAGCCGAAACTTGATGTAGGCATGACTAGTTCTGCAGCTTCTGGGTTATCCAGACAACTTTTCAGGCCTAGGATTAAGAAAATTTGTATGAAAGATTTACTGTTTGTTCTTCAAGAAGAACAATCAACACGCAGAAGTACGTTTCTTTATAAATCATATTTGAAGTTTTAA